From Camelina sativa cultivar DH55 chromosome 20, Cs, whole genome shotgun sequence, the proteins below share one genomic window:
- the LOC104772269 gene encoding uncharacterized protein LOC104772269 — protein sequence MEEEHQDLEKPINGALRHLKITHSREETEETTNQQREFSCYYSLRENPKKKTLFRCDECGKGFRYEKCYSNHRAVMHSSKYQKVYEETMMSMCRSFSLVRKKKRSRLVRYKKTSFSCSFTTFTESRSPFDANEEELEVADCLILLSKSSPKFVDGRKLVAEAVDVTPKGSSGFGCLRNKKPRKGGDFESGYFSNEKRLMEKGFSSYGTTKEPGSFLRDDNRLNQQKRRKDGEFESVFLSNEQRLLEEEVTSPVIFKGPASFLGDKHEVDQLKLCKAGDFESRFYRTELGVRAMECTDSDTEMITESDRKNVEHECRMCNKIFSSYQALGGHQTYHRMNKSKNKMEELVERENESVRCSVTKRRRHANVVASFQGTSARFML from the coding sequence ATGGAAGAAGAACATCAAGATCTCGAAAAACCCATCAATGGAGCTTTGCGACATCTCAAGATCACTCATTCacgagaagaaacagaagaaactaCGAACCAACAGAGAGAATTCTCTTGTTACTACAGCCTAAGGGAGAATCCCAAGAAGAAGACTCTGTTTAGATGCGATGAATGTGGAAAAGGGTTTCGGTATGAGAAATGTTATTCGAATCATCGAGCTGTGATGCATTCGTCGAAGTACCAGAAGGTTTATGAAGAAACTATGATGAGTATGTGTCGTAGCTTCAGTcttgtgaggaagaagaaaagatcgaGACTTGTTAGGTACAAGAAGACTTCATTTTCTTGTTCGTTTACTACATTTACTGAGTCGCGTTCTCCTTTTGATGCGAATGAGGAAGAGTTAGAAGTTGCGGATTGTTTGATTCTTTTGTCTAAGAGTAGTCCCAAGTTTGTAGACGGACGTAAGCTTGTTGCTGAAGCAGTAGATGTTACTCCTAAAGGTAGCTCTGGTTTTGGTTGTTTGCGCAACAAGAAACCTCGGAAAGGTGGTGACTTTGAATCTGGGTATTTCAGTAATGAGAAAAGACTTATGGAAAAAGGGTTTAGTAGTTATGGAACAACGAAAGAACCAGGTAGCTTCTTGAGAGACGATAACAGATTGAATCAGCAGAAACGGAGAAAAGATGGTGAATTTGAATCTGTGTTTTTGAGTAATGAGCAAAGACTGCTAGAAGAAGAGGTTACTTCCCCTGTGATATTCAAAGGACCAGCGAGTTTCTTAGGAGATAAACATGAAGTGGATCAGCTGAAACTGTGCAAAGCCGGTGACTTTGAATCTAGGTTTTACAGAACTGAGCTTGGAGTAAGGGCTATGGAGTGTACTGATTCAGATACTGAGATGATAACTGAATCTGATAGGAAGAACGTTGAGCATGAATGCAGGATGTGCAACAAAATATTCTCGTCTTATCAAGCTCTAGGAGGTCATCAGACGTATCATCGGATGAACAAAAGTAAGAACAAGATGGAGGAATTAGTAGAACGTGAGAATGAATCTGTGAGATGCTCAgtgacaaagagaagaagacacgCAAATGTAGTAGCATCCTTTCAAGGAACTTCAGCTCGGTTCATGCTTTAG